Proteins from a single region of Bacteroidota bacterium:
- a CDS encoding IS1182 family transposase — protein sequence MKFILGKDRNQISFFCLEEQIEHNHEIRLIELFVNSINLADAGFKLDFIENGRPAYHPGDLLKLFLYGYLNRIRSSRQLEKECKRNIELMWLMRGLVPDHNTIANFRKDNPQAIKNVFRSTVKLAQHFQLIGGKLIAGDGTKLRAQNSKKNNFNEKKIERHIAYIDNKLDEYNSILASEDKDLSEEKKQEINSKINKHQLHKKQYQDFQKQLEATGEVQISTSDPESRQMIVRNNITEVAYNIQSTVDAKLNIPINYEVTNENDSKAMGSMLQQAVEVLGNNEFTAVFDKGYHTGSEFKKADGLGVDVVVAIPDISSSSMAPDPSYNVANFVFNEEENVYICPQGNALSTNGKWYKKDRNYEGRKKQPPILVQHYKTTACKTCPLINSCTKNTRGRGRVIERTEFAPYIEKNKLRMEQAGELYRKRQAIVEHPFGIIKRQWDFYYVMTKQGISRASADVGLIFTAFNLRRIFNLLDPNLLKKFLKELGFIFSIQRSQFKAFYDTFFFKKWGSSSKINLILSS from the coding sequence ATGAAATTTATACTTGGCAAGGACAGGAATCAAATCAGTTTCTTTTGTTTGGAGGAGCAAATTGAGCATAATCACGAAATCAGGTTGATTGAGTTGTTTGTAAACAGCATCAATTTAGCGGATGCAGGTTTTAAATTGGATTTTATTGAAAATGGGCGTCCCGCTTATCATCCCGGTGATTTGTTGAAGTTGTTTTTGTATGGCTATTTGAACCGCATACGCTCCTCGCGTCAGTTGGAAAAAGAATGTAAACGAAACATAGAATTGATGTGGCTCATGCGTGGTCTTGTTCCTGATCACAATACCATTGCCAACTTTAGAAAAGACAATCCTCAAGCCATTAAAAATGTGTTTCGTTCAACCGTCAAACTCGCACAACATTTTCAGTTGATTGGCGGTAAGTTGATTGCCGGTGACGGAACCAAACTCCGTGCACAAAACTCCAAGAAAAACAACTTTAACGAAAAAAAAATAGAGCGGCACATTGCCTATATCGATAACAAACTTGATGAGTACAACTCTATATTAGCAAGCGAAGACAAGGATTTAAGTGAGGAGAAAAAGCAAGAAATCAACAGCAAAATCAATAAGCATCAGCTGCATAAAAAACAATACCAAGATTTTCAAAAGCAATTAGAGGCAACAGGTGAAGTTCAAATTTCTACTTCTGACCCTGAATCCAGACAAATGATTGTTCGCAACAACATTACCGAGGTGGCTTATAACATCCAAAGTACCGTGGATGCCAAACTCAACATTCCAATTAATTACGAAGTTACCAATGAGAATGATTCCAAAGCCATGGGAAGCATGCTCCAGCAAGCCGTTGAAGTATTAGGAAATAATGAATTTACTGCCGTTTTTGACAAAGGCTACCACACCGGAAGTGAGTTCAAAAAAGCAGATGGACTGGGCGTAGATGTGGTGGTGGCTATTCCCGATATTTCTTCCTCTTCTATGGCTCCTGACCCTTCATACAACGTAGCCAACTTTGTTTTCAATGAAGAAGAAAACGTTTACATCTGTCCGCAGGGAAACGCACTTTCTACCAATGGTAAATGGTACAAAAAAGACCGCAATTATGAAGGAAGAAAAAAGCAGCCACCGATTTTGGTTCAGCATTACAAAACAACAGCCTGCAAAACCTGTCCACTCATCAACTCCTGCACCAAAAACACAAGAGGTAGAGGTAGGGTCATCGAGAGAACAGAATTTGCACCATACATAGAAAAAAACAAACTTCGCATGGAACAAGCCGGTGAACTCTACAGAAAACGACAAGCCATTGTGGAACACCCTTTCGGGATTATCAAACGCCAGTGGGATTTTTACTATGTCATGACCAAACAAGGAATATCAAGAGCCTCTGCCGATGTAGGCTTGATTTTCACCGCCTTTAACCTACGTAGAATCTTTAATCTTCTTGACCCAAATCTGCTTAAAAAGTTCCTCAAAGAACTTGGCTTTATTTTTTCCATTCAGAGGAGTCAATTTAAGGCGTTTTACGACACTTTCTTTTTCAAAAAGTGGGGATCATCTTCTAAAATAAATCTCATTTTAAGTTCCTGA
- the nhaA gene encoding Na+/H+ antiporter NhaA translates to MKVTKLFKEFFDSEKSGGLTLIVCTIISLIIANSTFGADYQHFWQTQFQGHSFEHWINDGLMTIFFLLIGLELEREIYIGELSKLKNALLPIFAAIGGMLVPAGIFLLFNYGTATQAGAGIPMATDIAFALGILSLLGNRVPTSLKVFLTALAVIDDLGAIIIIAIFYTKTLLWTNLFIALGIFALLLVFNRMKVRNLIPYLIGGFAMWYFMLHSGVHATITGVLLAFALPFGNGDEKSTSYILQHFLHKPVAFIILPIFALANTAIVFSSEITQTLTENNSLGIALGLIVGKPLGIFLLTFLAVSFGLCKLPTDLNWKSIFGVGLLAGIGFTMSIFITLLAFDNETIINNSKLVILLSSLTAGLLGFITLRLTLKTTSNQ, encoded by the coding sequence ATGAAAGTAACAAAACTATTTAAGGAATTTTTTGACAGCGAAAAATCAGGCGGACTCACTCTAATTGTTTGCACAATAATATCACTAATCATAGCAAATTCAACTTTTGGGGCTGACTATCAACATTTTTGGCAAACACAATTTCAAGGACACAGCTTTGAACATTGGATAAATGACGGCTTAATGACTATTTTCTTTTTGCTTATTGGTTTGGAACTTGAACGAGAAATTTATATTGGCGAACTTTCAAAACTAAAAAACGCATTATTGCCAATTTTTGCAGCAATTGGCGGAATGTTGGTGCCAGCAGGAATATTTCTATTGTTCAATTATGGAACAGCAACGCAAGCAGGTGCAGGTATTCCAATGGCAACAGACATTGCATTTGCCTTGGGCATTTTATCATTATTGGGCAACAGAGTTCCAACCTCTTTGAAAGTATTTTTGACAGCACTTGCCGTTATTGACGATTTGGGAGCAATTATCATCATTGCAATTTTTTACACCAAAACTTTACTATGGACAAATTTATTCATAGCGTTAGGAATTTTTGCCTTGCTTTTGGTTTTCAACAGAATGAAAGTAAGAAACCTAATTCCGTATTTAATTGGTGGATTTGCAATGTGGTATTTTATGCTTCATTCAGGAGTTCACGCCACAATTACAGGTGTGCTTTTGGCATTTGCACTTCCATTTGGTAACGGAGATGAAAAATCCACTTCCTATATTTTACAGCACTTTTTACATAAACCAGTTGCATTTATCATTCTACCAATCTTTGCATTAGCCAACACAGCCATAGTTTTTAGTAGCGAAATAACTCAAACTTTGACAGAGAATAACAGTTTGGGTATTGCACTTGGACTAATTGTAGGTAAACCATTGGGAATTTTCCTTTTGACATTTTTAGCCGTTTCATTTGGACTGTGCAAACTTCCGACAGACCTAAATTGGAAATCAATTTTTGGCGTAGGACTTTTGGCAGGTATTGGGTTTACAATGTCTATTTTCATTACACTACTTGCGTTTGACAACGAAACAATCATAAACAACTCAAAATTAGTAATCCTACTTTCCTCATTGACAGCAGGACTTTTGGGTTTTATAACTTTGCGACTAACACTTAAAACAACATCAAACCAATGA